One Tetrapisispora phaffii CBS 4417 chromosome 2, complete genome genomic region harbors:
- the NAP1 gene encoding histone chaperone NAP1 (similar to Saccharomyces cerevisiae NAP1 (YKR048C); ancestral locus Anc_1.235), with protein sequence MTDPIKTNKPKSSMKIENAPTPHNTPANNFDFLKNGNPMKKSGSGNASAKQGAAQSVNEEDIKSALSANQPLLLQSIQEKLGSLVGADSGYLESLPKNVKDRIFALKSIQEDLFQLEKDFQIELFDLEKKFIAKYKPLHDSRASIINGESKPTDEQIEKGKELAAPEEEEEAEEEEDESLVGIPSFWLTALENLPIVADTITDRDAEVLDFLTNVRLEYLDNGKPGFKLIFDFNAEENPFFTNSSITKTYYYQSELGYSGDFIYDHADGEEIDWVDNESNVTVQIEKRKQRNKTTKQVRTIEKITPIESFFNFFDPPRMKEHIHNHGKGEECDDEEDEEELADLEERLALDYSIGEQIKDKLIPRAVDWFTGSALEFEYDNEEMGDEDDNEEDYDEDFDEDDFDEEEEDDFANTKKEQPPECKQS encoded by the coding sequence ATGACAGACCCCATCAAGACCAATAAACCGAAGTCTTCAATGAAGATCGAGAATGCTCCGACCCCACATAACACCCCTGCTAATAATTTCGATTTCTTAAAGAATGGAAACCCAATGAAGAAATCAGGAAGTGGCAATGCTTCGGCGAAGCAAGGTGCTGCACAGAGTGTCAATGAGGAAGACATCAAGAGCGCGTTATCTGCAAACCAGCCGCTCTTGTTGCAATCGATTCAAGAGAAACTGGGTTCTTTAGTCGGTGCAGACAGCGGGTATTTAGAATCCTTGCCAAAGAACGTCAAGGACAGAATCTTCGCTTTGAAATCCATCCAGGAGGATTTGTTCCAACTAGAAAAGGACTTCCAGATCGAACTGTTTGATTTGGAGAAGAAATTCATTGCTAAGTACAAGCCGTTGCACGACAGCAGAGCGAGTATCATCAATGGCGAGTCCAAGCCCACTGATGAGCAGATCGAAAAGGGTAAGGAGTTAGCAGCGccagaagaagaggaagaagcagaagaagaagaggacGAGAGTCTAGTGGGCATCCCATCGTTCTGGTTGACAGCATTAGAAAACCTGCCAATTGTCGCAGACACCATCACAGACAGAGATGCCGAGGTACTAGATTTCTTGACAAACGTTCGACTGGAGTATTTGGACAATGGCAAGCCGGGCTTCAAGTTGATCTTCGACTTCAATGCTGAAGAAAATCCGTTCTTCACAAACTCATCGATCACAAAAACTTACTATTACCAATCAGAGCTGGGCTACTCCGGTGATTTCATCTACGACCATGCCGACGGTGAGGAGATCGACTGGGTAGACAACGAGTCGAACGTCACGGTACAAATAGAGAAGAGAAAGCAAAGAAACAAAACTACAAAGCAGGTGCGCACCATCGAGAAGATCACCCCAATCGAATCGtttttcaacttcttcGATCCTCCAAGAATGAAGGAACACATACACAACCACGGCAAAGGTGAAGAATGCGATGACGAGGAAGACGAGGAGGAATTGGCAGATCTAGAAGAAAGACTGGCCCTGGACTACTCCATCGGTGAGCAGATCAAGGACAAACTGATCCCAAGAGCAGTGGACTGGTTCACAGGTTCGGCATTGGAATTCGAATACGATAACGAAGAGATGGGAGACGAAGACGACAATGAAGAAGACTACGACGAAGATTTCGACGAAGACGATTTCGAcgaagaagaggaagatGACTTTGCAAACACAAAGAAAGAACAACCACCGGAATGCAAACAATCATAA
- the TPHA0B01210 gene encoding uncharacterized protein (similar to Saccharomyces cerevisiae PET10 (YKR046C); ancestral locus Anc_1.236), giving the protein MTKKHNSTTHTSATVTEKSYSSPTLHYIGDLSYVKDNKDNKVVEKYTRLILDISLVQTVMKKISELNSKYKDANNKYYLILEQFVHLVDQLFFVVIIQNGIQQFNNVLVNEKNNKLGLWCIRWFYKDYLYTTLLLNLFYKQLFLSLKKEKYDVLINDLNKKYSDKLSQNDNNLPKTIINTGIELGSTTIKKIRQTASI; this is encoded by the coding sequence atgacCAAGAAACATAATTCAACAACACACACTTCCGCTACCGTCACTGAAAAATCGTACAGTTCCCCAACCTTGCATTATATTGGCGATTTGAGCTATGTCAAGGATAACAAGGATAACAAAGTCGTTGAAAAATATACCAGACTGATCTTGGACATCTCTTTGGTTCAAACTGTTATGAAGAAGATTTCTGAGCTGAACTCGAAGTACAAGGATGCTAACAATAAGTACTACTTGATCTTGGAGCAGTTCGTTCATCTAGTAGACCAACTTTTCTTCGTGGTCATTATCCAAAATGGTATTCAACAGTTTAACAACGTTTTGGTcaatgaaaaaaacaataaactTGGTTTATGGTGCATCAGATGGTTCTATAAGGACTATCTATACACTACCTTGTTGCtcaatttgttttataagcaattgtttttatccttaaagaaagaaaagtaTGATGTTTTGATCAACGATCTGAATAAGAAATATTCTGATAAATTATCGCAAAATGACAACAACTTGCCAAAGACAATTATCAACACTGGTATAGAATTAGGCTCAACCACTATTAAAAAGATCAGACAGACTGCTTCTATCTAA
- the TPHA0B01220 gene encoding uncharacterized protein (similar to Saccharomyces cerevisiae YKR045C; ancestral locus Anc_1.237): MSSNTVNVNGQVKKNKLSVWVKKIMQAKDNNSSTIISAGNIESNNAKPKIISNTPALPTVENGLEKSNSNMASEYDDAYTMNSSLRPLFDLESKYNNSNNNNTNTSSQNENENENDRYDDHIMSSPTYNHRDKPSNTSNHSNKQKLQKLSWDERPKKDYTIQGIDNASIQPLLSICSSSIKSSIFSDTNSLQSTKATITSARTQETNSSTIAIPPASILDRSRYSSSTNNNTNSNTGTSTNNSIRHPHLHRVNSNRTSASIMTIKS, translated from the exons ATGTCTTCAAATACTGTTAACGTCAATGGTCAAG TCAAGAAAAATAAGCTATCAGTATGGGTTAAAAAGATTATGCAAGCCAAAGATAACAACAGTTCAACTATAATCAGTGCTGGTAATATAGAGAGTAACAATGCTAAGCCAAAAATCATATCAAATACACCTGCACTCCCAACGGTTGAAAATGGTCTTGAGAAAAGTAACTCTAATATGGCAAGTGAATATGACGATGCATATACTATGAATTCATCACTTCGAccattatttgatttagaatccaaatataacaatagtaacaataataataccaaCACAAGTAGTCAAAATGAGAATGAGAATGAGAATGATCGATATGATGACCATATAATGAGTTCTCCTACTTATAACCATAGGGACAAACCCTCAAACACGTCTAATCACTCGAATAAACAAAAACTACAGAAATTATCGTGGGATGAAAGGCCCAAAAAAGATTACACAATACAAGGTATAGACAATGCTAGCATTCAAcctttattatcaatatgtTCCTCATCGATCAAATCGTCCATTTTTTCTGATACAAATTCATTGCAATCCACCAAAGCTACAATTACATCAGCTAGAACACAAGAAACGAACTCAAGCACGATAGCCATCCCTCCTGCTAGTATCTTAGACAGATCAAGATATTCCTCCTCTACCAATAATAACACCAATAGCAACACCGGTACTAGCACGAATAACAGTATAAGACATCCACACTTACACAGAGTTAACAGTAATAGGACATCTGCATCTATAATGACCATCAAGTCATGA
- the TPHA0B01230 gene encoding legume-like lectin family protein (similar to Saccharomyces cerevisiae UIP5 (YKR044W); ancestral locus Anc_1.239), giving the protein MNQNIHNISTANPPNLKLGGFVVFLFILFQIITQSYYGSSSVEVVNDHFSFSNEGSHISKIFNLDASLSIPFLDKVNRFWHVGGEALIRNEKHIRLTSAGVRNSHGVVLSNGIGDNVINDFEVIVEFQLTGKQSSNKGTSSSNMGEGMVFLITPENEFIRKDFSTPQSREEYISASGGVVGHDTSMMGFPKNLPGLALVIDTFQNSKRSTSGASIPFMDAMLNVNPLKDYYDRDSDGDASTSTSLKLNDHHIQLDDSIMKGDITKIRIIYLESISFLKVDIQYAKEGDFWIELFHATEDVLIPKNAQTGQRFIGIGASNGRATENVDILNVQTNEFHWDNHDESSEESFDYVKEVQKYLAAEYGQMISMEMDQYKRWKMIKAQPNYQSTREVKTGSYFVSFILRSISFIILITVAYMASIFVRVNMKHKLNDMRRGQKIFGKLPE; this is encoded by the coding sequence ATGAATCAAAACATACATAATATCAGCACTGCAAACCCGCCCAATTTGAAACTTGGTGGGTTTGTTGTCtttttattcatattatttcaaataattacTCAGTCATACTATGGCAGTTCTTCTGTTGAGGTTGTGAATGATCATTTCAGTTTCAGCAATGAAGGTTCTCATATctctaaaatttttaatttagaTGCAAGTTTATCAATCCCATTTTTAGATAAAGTAAATAGATTTTGGCATGTTGGTGGTGAAGCACTTATTCGTAACGAAAAACATATCAGATTAACTAGCGCTGGTGTTCGTAATTCCCACGGTGTTGTGTTATCTAATGGTATAGGTGACAACGTCATCAATGATTTTGAGGTCATTGTCGAGTTCCAGTTAACCGGGAAACAGTCTTCCAACAAAGgaacttcttcttccaaTATGGGTGAAGGTATGGTATTTTTGATCACTCCTGAGAACgaatttattagaaaagATTTTTCAACTCCACAATCTAGAGAAGAGTATATTTCTGCTTCAGGGGGTGTTGTTGGACATGATACTAGTATGATGGGTTTCCCTAAAAATTTACCGGGTCTAGCATTAGTTATTGATACATTTCAGAATAGTAAACGTTCAACTTCAGGAGCTTCTATTCCATTTATGGATGCTATGTTAAATGTCAATCCACTCAAGGATTATTACGATCGTGACAGTGATGGTGATGCGAGCACCTCGACTTCCTTGAAGTTAAATGACCATCATATCCAATTGGATGACTCAATCATGAAAGGCGATATTACTAAGATAcgtattatatatttggaaAGTATCAGTTTCTTAAAGGTCGATATTCAGTATGCTAAAGAAGGTGACTTTTGGATTGAGTTATTCCATGCCACCGAAGATGTCTTAATTCCAAAGAATGCCCAAACCGGTCAAAGATTCATTGGTATTGGTGCTAGTAACGGTAGAGCTACCGAAAATGTTGACATATTAAATGTGCAAACAAATGAATTCCATTGGGATAATCACGATGAATCTAGTGAAGAATCATTTGATTATGTTAAAGAagttcaaaaatatttagcTGCCGAATATGGCCAAATGATCTCAATGGAAATGGATCAGTACAAAAGATGGAAAATGATCAAAGCCCAACCAAATTATCAAAGTACCAGAGAGGTTAAAACTGGTAGttattttgtttcatttATCCTAAGATCCATTTCATTCataatattgattaccgTAGCCTACATGGCTTCCATATTTGTGAGAGTTAATATGAAGCATAAACTCAATGATATGAGACGTggtcaaaaaatattcgGTAAACTACCAGAATAA
- the TPHA0B01240 gene encoding uncharacterized protein translates to MELESGNIDKTTDDSYNGVNNHDSRVQNNNASTIKLRRSGRTKHKNNIPNTEEHESVEFAPEITLLSDEGFRKERGKQYRTRQLSTASMEDLPLSDLTKIKTEDIDKSLVAELPDSQRSSVNSTVPPVPNNTGVPTSPKIQNTAQGDRIGSLQNNQANAKVGRKRSKRLLRNSQRLSKLTKLEKVQLKKRGVCLRCRKGKHSLNNCPISISNRNISH, encoded by the coding sequence ATGGAATTGGAGAGTGGGAACATTGATAAAACAACGGATGATAGTTATAATGGAGTGAATAACCACGATTCAAGGGTTCAGAATAACAATGCATCGACAATCAAATTACGGAGATCTGGGAGGACCAAGcataaaaataacatacCTAATACTGAAGAACACGAATCAGTCGAATTTGCACCTGAAATAACTTTACTGAGTGATGAAGGATTTAGGAAAGAGCGTGGTAAACAATATAGGACTAGACAGTTATCGACAGCAAGTATGGAGGACTTGCCATTAAGTGACTTaactaaaattaaaactGAAGATATCGATAAATCACTGGTTGCTGAACTACCGGATAGTCAAAGATCATCAGTTAACTCAACTGTGCCGCCCGTTCCTAATAATACAGGGGTCCCAACTAGTccaaaaattcaaaatacaGCACAAGGCGATAGAATCGGATCTCTTCAAAATAACCAAGCTAATGCAAAGGTTGGTAGAAAGAGATCGAAAAGACTACTTAGAAATTCACAGCGTCTTTCGAAGTTAACCAAATTGGAAAAAgttcaattgaagaaacGAGGTGTTTGTTTAAGGTGCAGAAAGGGAAAACACTCGCTTAATAATTGTCCAATATCTATTTCAAATAGAAACATATCACATTAG
- the TPHA0B01245 gene encoding uncharacterized protein, whose protein sequence is MYIVAPNVSPKLLKINDLYDLRSMIFKVNLRNDNNPGLTNYKRICQVAQNFEGELLDWYIMFHEQNASILEEMTFDEFLEELKKFISTKPVMQQLYDNYYDVDQCGSVEEYNAEFYRIIFFLSREYFTEISLISRYLNGLKKVVKEALINLSEQPSLLAEVMNVAKTQETIVQNQIYQSYIIDTDIYREYQHMNHDKEQVSSTTKK, encoded by the coding sequence ATGTACATTGTCGCTCCAAATGTTTCCCCAAAGTTGTTAAAAATCAATGATCTCTATGATTTGAGATCAATGATTTTTAAAGTCAATCTTAGGAACGATAATAACCCTGGGTTAACTAATTACAAACGGATTTGCCAAGTGGCTCAGAATTTTGAAGGTGAGTTGCTCGATTGGTATATCATGTTTCATGAACAGAATGCAAGTATATTAGAGGAAATGACTTTTGACGAGTTTTTAGaggaattgaaaaaatttattagtaCAAAGCCAGTAATGCAACAACTTTATGATAATTATTATGATGTGGATCAGTGTGGATCAGTTGAAGAATATAATGCGGAATTCTATAgaatcattttctttttgtcGAGAGAATATTTCACAGAGATTTCATTGATAAGTCGATACCTCAATGGCTTGAAAAAAGTAGTAAAAGAAGCTCTGATTAATTTGAGTGAACAGCCATCACTTTTGGCAGAAGTAATGAATGTAGCAAAAACTCAAGAGACTATAGTGCAgaatcaaatttatcaatctTACATAATAGATACAGACATATATCGAGAGTATCAACATATGAATCATGATAAAGAACAGGTTTCAAGTACGActaaaaaatga